In Armatimonadia bacterium, a single genomic region encodes these proteins:
- a CDS encoding ferritin family protein — translation MAEDVLVILQQALAKEEDRRSYYEDAAQRAANPLAQQTFTFLAQEEDKHAEYIQQFYEQMKAGQGWPDASECSEECKLEAAQVKEIFTNARDAIAGEVTSDTDLTDAYDLAMQGERDSIEFYKAQLAAAADPGAKLFYKALVDSERGHLQLLVKTQEFLDDTESWYFEEEQWGVTG, via the coding sequence ATGGCTGAGGATGTCCTGGTCATTCTGCAACAGGCACTCGCAAAGGAAGAGGACCGACGCAGCTACTACGAAGATGCTGCCCAGCGTGCAGCTAACCCTCTGGCGCAGCAGACCTTCACCTTCCTGGCCCAAGAAGAAGACAAGCACGCCGAGTACATCCAGCAGTTCTACGAGCAGATGAAGGCTGGACAAGGCTGGCCCGATGCCTCGGAGTGCAGCGAAGAGTGCAAGCTCGAGGCCGCCCAGGTGAAGGAGATCTTCACCAATGCGCGCGACGCCATTGCCGGCGAGGTCACCAGCGACACCGACCTGACCGACGCCTATGACCTCGCGATGCAGGGCGAGCGCGACAGCATCGAGTTCTACAAGGCCCAACTGGCCGCCGCCGCGGATCCGGGGGCAAAGCTCTTCTACAAGGCGCTCGTCGATTCCGAGCGCGGACACCTGCAGCTCCTCGTGAAGACCCAGGAGTTCCTCGACGATACCGAAAGCTGGTACTTCGAAGAGGAACAGTGGGGCGTCACAGGATAG
- the argH gene encoding argininosuccinate lyase yields MADHKSSKLWGGRFSAEMADIALDFSESTAADGRMVAEDIWGSQAHAIMLTRCGIIAEEDLREILRWLEKAKSAWEDGTFELKRELEDVHMNVETYLRTGAGPEMGGRLHTARSRNDQVVTDCKLHTRGRILDLREALLDLREALLKRAEGHEEAVMPGYTHTQHAQPVSVAFWLTGHASGLARDDQRLADAYRRVNLSPLGAAALAGTSFPTDRRLSAWLLGFDGVQEHSLDCVGTRDFVAETICALAILMSNLSKIAEEFVLWSTYEYRMLEIDDAYSSGSSIMPQKKNPCIAELTRGKVGIVYGRLMQILTLMKALPSGYNRDLQEDKPPLWEAFDSTEMCLRAVTEMVKTVTFRLDRMRELVGLNFATATELANYLVRDRGLPFRTCHEIVGSLVGTLVAEGKNLDDHLRVQQLLAEHGQELTEEEIVAVIEPLNCLKRQVSLGSTGPDSVRAMMTNLGEGLRTSRAETVAVRDHIDDAYAQTMRLVEAVLAGQSLKDQPGLD; encoded by the coding sequence ATGGCAGACCACAAATCCTCCAAGCTCTGGGGCGGACGCTTCTCCGCCGAGATGGCCGACATCGCCCTCGATTTCTCCGAATCCACTGCTGCCGACGGGCGGATGGTGGCCGAGGACATCTGGGGCAGCCAGGCCCACGCAATCATGCTCACCCGCTGCGGGATCATCGCCGAGGAAGACCTGCGCGAGATCCTGCGCTGGCTGGAGAAGGCCAAGTCGGCCTGGGAAGACGGCACCTTTGAGCTCAAGCGCGAGCTCGAAGACGTGCATATGAATGTCGAGACCTACCTGCGCACCGGTGCCGGACCCGAGATGGGCGGTCGCCTGCATACCGCTCGCTCGCGGAATGACCAGGTGGTCACCGACTGCAAACTCCACACTCGCGGGCGAATTCTCGACCTGCGCGAGGCGCTCCTTGACCTGCGTGAGGCGCTGCTCAAGCGTGCCGAGGGTCATGAGGAAGCCGTCATGCCCGGCTACACCCACACTCAGCATGCGCAGCCGGTTTCCGTGGCCTTCTGGCTTACCGGTCACGCCTCGGGTCTGGCCCGGGATGATCAGCGCCTGGCCGATGCCTACCGGCGTGTCAACCTCAGCCCGCTCGGAGCAGCCGCCCTGGCAGGCACCTCTTTCCCGACCGACCGCAGGCTCTCTGCTTGGCTCTTGGGCTTCGACGGCGTCCAGGAGCACAGCCTCGACTGCGTCGGCACTCGCGACTTCGTGGCCGAGACCATCTGCGCCCTGGCGATCCTCATGTCCAACCTGTCCAAGATCGCCGAGGAGTTCGTCCTGTGGTCCACCTACGAGTACCGGATGCTGGAGATCGACGACGCGTACTCCTCCGGCTCCAGTATCATGCCGCAGAAAAAGAACCCCTGCATCGCCGAGCTCACGCGCGGCAAGGTGGGGATCGTCTACGGCCGCCTGATGCAGATTCTCACGCTCATGAAGGCGCTGCCCAGTGGCTACAACCGCGACCTGCAGGAGGACAAGCCGCCTCTGTGGGAGGCCTTCGATAGCACCGAGATGTGCCTGCGGGCCGTCACCGAGATGGTCAAGACCGTCACCTTCAGGCTTGACCGGATGCGCGAGCTGGTGGGCCTGAACTTCGCCACCGCCACCGAGCTTGCGAACTACTTGGTCCGCGACCGCGGCCTGCCCTTCCGCACCTGCCACGAGATCGTCGGCTCGCTGGTCGGCACACTTGTGGCTGAGGGCAAGAACCTCGACGACCATCTCCGCGTGCAGCAGCTTCTGGCGGAGCACGGCCAGGAACTGACCGAGGAGGAGATCGTGGCGGTCATCGAGCCGCTGAACTGCCTCAAGCGGCAGGTTAGCCTGGGCAGCACCGGCCCGGACTCGGTACGCGCCATGATGACCAACCTCGGCGAGGGTCTGCGGACTTCCCGTGCCGAGACCGTCGCCGTGCGCGACCACATCGACGATGCTTATGCGCAGACCATGCGCCTAGTAGAGGCAGTCCTGGCGGGCCAGTCCCTGAAGGACCAGCCCGGCCTGGACTGA
- a CDS encoding DUF4365 domain-containing protein: MPATDINEQGQQFSFAYVRAVASVAGCSVTRPEVDDDSVDLSFSRKGGNGPVTSPRLEAQAKHWRRGPFGTEGASYPLKVKNYDELRDPNMMVPRILIVVLVPKTPEAWLTCNDEDLVLRHTAVWTSLEGMPESPNDYTVSVPLDPSQRFTPQALTMLLDQIGSGGA, encoded by the coding sequence GTGCCGGCTACGGACATCAACGAACAGGGCCAGCAGTTCAGCTTCGCCTACGTCCGGGCCGTCGCTTCGGTTGCGGGGTGCAGTGTCACGCGGCCGGAGGTTGACGATGACAGCGTCGACCTGAGCTTCTCACGGAAGGGCGGCAACGGGCCTGTTACGTCGCCCCGGCTTGAGGCACAGGCCAAGCACTGGCGCAGGGGACCCTTCGGCACGGAAGGCGCTTCATACCCTCTAAAGGTCAAGAACTACGACGAACTTCGCGACCCCAACATGATGGTGCCGCGGATCCTGATTGTGGTGCTTGTGCCCAAGACGCCAGAAGCTTGGCTAACGTGCAACGACGAGGATCTGGTGCTAAGGCACACCGCTGTCTGGACGTCACTGGAGGGAATGCCTGAGTCGCCCAACGACTACACGGTAAGCGTACCCCTTGACCCGTCTCAGCGGTTCACGCCTCAAGCGCTCACCATGCTCCTAGACCAGATCGGCTCCGGAGGTGCGTGA
- a CDS encoding dihydroorotate dehydrogenase yields the protein MPTDLTTYLGPLVLRNPVLTASGTFGFGEEYAEFEDLNRLGGVMVKGTTLHPREGNPAPRITETPAGMLNAIGLQNPGVDAVIAHKLPFLSRFSTAVIVNISGESIEDYVEIARRLETASRDSADHPSPIRVDALELNISCPNVKVGGMAFGVDPILTRELVAAVRAETRLPLITKLSPNVTDIVQMAEAAVEGGTDILSLINTLLGMSIDVARRRPVLANKTGGLSGPAIRPVAVRMVWQVAEALDTPILGMGGIMSARDALELILAGASAVAIGTANFVEPQAAVRIVEDLQKWCEAEGVASLRELVGAAHSK from the coding sequence ATGCCCACTGACCTGACCACCTACCTGGGCCCACTTGTGCTGCGCAACCCGGTGCTGACTGCCTCCGGGACCTTCGGCTTTGGCGAGGAGTACGCCGAGTTCGAGGACCTGAACCGCCTCGGCGGCGTGATGGTGAAGGGGACGACACTGCACCCGCGGGAGGGCAATCCGGCGCCGCGTATCACCGAAACGCCCGCCGGGATGCTCAACGCTATCGGTCTCCAGAACCCCGGCGTCGATGCGGTCATCGCTCACAAGCTGCCCTTTCTCAGTCGCTTCAGCACAGCGGTCATCGTGAACATCTCCGGTGAGAGCATCGAGGACTACGTGGAGATCGCCCGACGCCTGGAGACGGCGAGCCGAGACAGTGCAGATCATCCGTCGCCGATCCGCGTGGATGCCCTGGAGCTGAACATCAGTTGCCCGAACGTGAAGGTCGGCGGCATGGCTTTCGGCGTCGACCCGATTCTGACCCGCGAGCTCGTGGCGGCAGTTCGGGCCGAGACCAGGCTCCCGCTCATCACCAAGCTCTCACCCAACGTCACCGACATCGTGCAGATGGCCGAGGCAGCGGTTGAGGGCGGCACGGACATCCTCTCACTGATCAACACGCTGCTGGGGATGAGCATTGACGTGGCCCGGCGTCGACCGGTGCTGGCGAACAAGACCGGCGGGCTCTCCGGACCGGCGATTCGCCCTGTGGCGGTGCGGATGGTGTGGCAGGTTGCCGAGGCGCTGGACACTCCTATCCTGGGCATGGGTGGGATCATGTCGGCGCGGGATGCGCTCGAGTTGATCCTCGCCGGAGCCTCCGCCGTCGCCATCGGCACCGCGAACTTCGTCGAGCCACAGGCGGCCGTCAGGATCGTCGAGGACCTGCAGAAGTGGTGCGAAGCCGAGGGCGTTGCGAGTCTTCGTGAACTGGTCGGGGCCGCCCATTCGAAGTAG
- a CDS encoding trypsin-like peptidase domain-containing protein codes for MSTRIYALAIITLILSLSCLAFAEDNELKSFGSGFLVDARGYVLTNEHVVHRAKTVQIVLAEKEKLPATVLAADEDHDLALLKVETDKPLPSVHIGTSAEVKRQQAVLAIGFPFGEKSVTSTSGRIVSLRQEGSDQVLVVDAVVNPGNSGGPLLNDRGEAIGVVTSLLLANVGGTRVKAGEIYATPISFAMPLLAAIPGFDWTSVGRAKDRLEMDALDAAAAPAVVQIMSDRVEPGTIEGASGGETSSFGENALSLIRSYMDRMDLKYEVDTSGDWPVLNCPVKMDNATHQLHIVIDTKTQLVYLFLNRYLVAPQNSRTLPRVLRTLMERNWDLNIGKFEWDKSDGEVRLSYTFTTENGVGFEAFEAIVLTLVGTGDRLYPDLKKVVDGKPANE; via the coding sequence ATGAGCACTCGCATCTACGCCCTTGCGATCATCACCCTTATCTTGTCCTTGTCATGTCTGGCCTTCGCCGAAGACAACGAGCTCAAATCCTTCGGCAGTGGCTTCCTCGTGGACGCCCGCGGGTACGTCCTCACCAATGAGCACGTCGTACACCGCGCCAAGACCGTGCAGATCGTCCTCGCGGAGAAAGAGAAGCTGCCGGCTACGGTTCTGGCCGCCGACGAGGACCACGATCTCGCGCTGCTCAAGGTTGAGACGGACAAGCCACTACCCTCTGTGCACATCGGCACCTCGGCCGAGGTGAAGCGTCAGCAAGCGGTGCTGGCCATCGGCTTCCCCTTCGGCGAGAAGTCCGTGACCTCCACCAGCGGCCGGATCGTGTCGCTGCGGCAGGAGGGCTCCGATCAGGTTCTGGTGGTCGATGCCGTGGTCAACCCGGGGAACAGTGGCGGCCCGCTCCTCAATGACCGGGGTGAGGCCATCGGCGTCGTCACCTCCCTGTTGCTGGCCAACGTGGGCGGGACTCGGGTGAAGGCCGGCGAGATCTACGCCACACCGATCAGCTTCGCCATGCCCCTGCTGGCGGCGATCCCAGGCTTCGACTGGACTTCGGTGGGCAGGGCGAAGGACCGTCTCGAGATGGACGCCCTTGATGCCGCTGCTGCGCCCGCAGTGGTGCAGATCATGTCCGACCGCGTCGAGCCCGGCACCATCGAAGGGGCCTCAGGTGGTGAGACCTCTTCCTTTGGCGAGAACGCTCTGTCGCTGATCCGCTCCTACATGGACCGGATGGACCTCAAGTATGAGGTGGACACTTCTGGCGACTGGCCTGTGCTGAACTGCCCGGTGAAGATGGACAACGCGACCCACCAGCTTCACATCGTCATCGACACGAAGACGCAGCTTGTCTATCTGTTCCTCAACCGCTATCTGGTGGCTCCGCAGAACAGCCGGACTCTTCCGCGCGTGCTGCGGACCCTCATGGAGCGCAACTGGGACCTGAACATCGGCAAGTTCGAGTGGGATAAGAGCGATGGCGAGGTGCGGCTGTCCTACACCTTCACCACCGAAAACGGCGTCGGCTTTGAGGCCTTCGAGGCCATCGTCCTGACCCTCGTCGGCACGGGCGACCGGCTCTATCCCGACCTCAAGAAGGTCGTCGACGGCAAGCCCGCCAACGAATAG
- a CDS encoding dihydroorotate dehydrogenase electron transfer subunit, with product MTSQQAPVTRCDRVAPGHHLLELDCPAIATTARPGQFVHVRVTGTFDPLLRRPISLLLCDKHRGHIQILVRTVGRGTDVLGHVAPGNVLDLMGPLGNGFPLPEAGQTPLLVAGGVGVAPLVFLADVLQNSPEGSYVRGLFGARNEDSLVCWEEFAGRCEEFQAVTEDGSVGEQGIVTEYLPAQLDRGDVGVVYTCGPRPMMAQVGRICEAAGVQCWASLEQFMGCGIGACLGCAIATHTDPPNQRVCKDGPVFDARTVDWEKTL from the coding sequence ATGACCTCACAACAAGCACCGGTGACTCGCTGTGATCGGGTAGCGCCCGGGCATCACCTCCTGGAGCTGGACTGTCCGGCGATCGCCACAACAGCCCGTCCGGGGCAGTTCGTCCATGTGCGCGTCACGGGCACCTTTGACCCGCTCCTGCGGCGGCCCATCAGCCTTCTGCTGTGCGACAAGCACCGTGGCCATATCCAGATTCTGGTGCGCACCGTGGGGCGTGGCACCGATGTGCTGGGCCATGTCGCACCGGGCAACGTGCTGGACCTGATGGGACCTCTGGGCAACGGCTTCCCGCTTCCCGAGGCGGGCCAGACTCCGCTCCTGGTTGCCGGCGGCGTTGGCGTCGCACCGCTGGTCTTCCTGGCCGACGTGCTCCAGAACTCTCCGGAAGGAAGCTACGTTCGCGGGCTGTTCGGCGCACGCAATGAAGACAGCCTGGTGTGCTGGGAGGAGTTCGCCGGACGCTGCGAGGAGTTCCAGGCGGTCACAGAAGACGGCAGCGTGGGCGAGCAGGGAATCGTTACCGAGTACCTTCCCGCACAACTCGACCGCGGCGACGTGGGTGTCGTCTACACCTGCGGACCCAGGCCGATGATGGCGCAGGTGGGACGGATCTGCGAGGCTGCCGGTGTGCAGTGCTGGGCCTCGCTGGAGCAGTTCATGGGCTGCGGAATCGGCGCCTGCCTGGGCTGCGCGATCGCGACTCACACCGACCCACCCAACCAGCGGGTGTGCAAGGACGGTCCGGTCTTCGACGCTCGCACCGTTGATTGGGAGAAGACCCTCTGA
- the pyrB gene encoding aspartate carbamoyltransferase — protein sequence MSLAGRSLISLKDLTTAEILYVLDVAGKMATAIGFDDPSRRTPVRPLDRILASLFFEPSTRTRLSFDSAMLRLGGQVLGFADPSASSVQKGETLADTIRMAAGYSDIIVIRHPRAGAARVAAESASVPVINAGDGPHEHPTQTLTDLFCIQRNRGTLSGLRVGLCGDLKYGRTVHSLGPIMARFGSDIVCVSPPELRMPAEFMDGIAQIGGKRPTELHSLEEALPNLDILYMTRVQRERFDSPEEYERVRGCFILTPELMALAPEDSLVLHPLPRVDEISTAVDEDPRAKYFEQAAGGVPIRMALIAALLGVNERGHAKGSFRLDAGESGRPQEAEPAEPDRQPVERVVPGVRCSNPKCVVSTESYLEPLVYEHDGGLRCAYCEQIV from the coding sequence GTGTCTCTCGCCGGACGCAGCCTCATATCACTCAAAGACCTCACGACCGCCGAGATCCTGTATGTTCTCGACGTGGCAGGAAAGATGGCCACGGCTATTGGCTTCGATGATCCCTCCCGGCGCACACCTGTACGGCCGCTGGATCGGATTCTCGCCAGCCTGTTCTTCGAGCCCAGCACCCGGACTCGCCTCTCCTTCGATTCTGCGATGCTGCGACTGGGTGGCCAGGTCCTGGGCTTCGCCGACCCGTCGGCCAGTTCGGTGCAGAAGGGCGAGACCCTGGCCGATACCATCCGCATGGCCGCAGGCTACAGTGACATCATTGTTATCCGGCATCCGCGAGCCGGTGCGGCTCGTGTCGCTGCGGAGAGCGCCTCCGTTCCCGTCATCAATGCGGGCGACGGGCCGCACGAGCACCCGACGCAGACCTTGACCGACCTGTTCTGCATCCAGCGCAACCGGGGCACTCTCTCCGGGCTGCGTGTCGGCCTGTGCGGCGACCTCAAGTACGGCCGCACGGTTCATTCACTGGGGCCGATCATGGCACGCTTCGGCTCCGACATCGTCTGCGTATCACCGCCGGAGTTGCGGATGCCGGCGGAGTTCATGGACGGCATCGCCCAGATCGGCGGCAAGCGACCCACCGAGCTGCACAGCCTGGAGGAAGCGCTGCCGAATCTGGATATCCTCTACATGACACGTGTCCAGCGCGAACGCTTCGACTCGCCCGAGGAGTATGAGCGGGTTCGCGGCTGCTTCATCCTCACACCGGAGTTGATGGCGCTGGCCCCCGAGGATTCGCTGGTCCTGCATCCGCTGCCCCGGGTGGATGAGATCAGCACCGCAGTGGACGAGGACCCGCGGGCCAAGTACTTCGAGCAGGCAGCCGGCGGTGTTCCGATACGCATGGCGCTGATTGCTGCACTCCTGGGTGTTAACGAGAGGGGGCATGCGAAAGGCTCGTTCCGGCTTGACGCCGGCGAGTCTGGAAGGCCTCAGGAGGCAGAACCCGCGGAGCCCGACAGGCAACCGGTGGAGAGGGTCGTTCCCGGTGTGCGCTGCAGCAACCCCAAGTGCGTCGTCAGCACAGAGAGCTATCTTGAGCCACTGGTGTACGAGCATGACGGGGGTCTGCGCTGCGCCTACTGCGAGCAGATCGTCTAG
- the argG gene encoding argininosuccinate synthase: MDLSGKYTLEIPKVKKCAVAYSGGLDSALALKLLTEFYGADEVLACTVNVGLSDEEIAMCKSKAELLGVPWHFMDAEKEFVSEFLTKAIKANSSYEGYPVATSMTRQLIARKVAEFAVEQGCDAICEGSTGKGNDQYRMHNVFSLFAPDLTVVVPVRDFNFNREEEKELSKKYGIPFKAGIGDDLTMWCRSIGSGEVSNLSMRIPQDEYLWYKYPENAAAQPHVMEIEFKEGLPVCCDGITDLAEIVHYLNKLGGQHAIGKIDMFEDGLIALKSREVYEAPAATILLALHKDCEQLCLTKEEIQFKPQVERQWAYMVYHGGWYHPVKNACDAFIDATQWAVNGKYKVQLYRGTIDILSRESDTRLFRPELRAIVERAKEPGEVRIVWDQQESGPAVKIHGFQYQILGHRGMPYVK, translated from the coding sequence ATGGATCTTTCCGGCAAGTACACCCTCGAAATCCCGAAAGTGAAGAAATGCGCTGTCGCCTATTCCGGCGGCCTTGACTCCGCTCTCGCCCTCAAGCTCCTCACCGAGTTCTACGGTGCCGACGAGGTTCTGGCCTGCACCGTCAACGTCGGCCTGTCCGACGAAGAGATCGCAATGTGCAAGTCCAAGGCCGAGCTGCTGGGCGTGCCCTGGCACTTCATGGACGCCGAGAAGGAGTTCGTCAGCGAGTTCCTCACCAAGGCAATCAAGGCCAACTCCAGCTACGAAGGCTACCCGGTCGCGACTTCCATGACCCGGCAGCTCATCGCCCGCAAGGTCGCTGAGTTCGCCGTCGAGCAGGGCTGCGACGCCATCTGCGAAGGCTCCACCGGCAAGGGCAATGACCAGTACCGGATGCACAACGTCTTCTCGCTCTTCGCCCCGGATCTGACCGTCGTCGTCCCGGTCCGCGACTTCAACTTCAACCGCGAAGAGGAGAAGGAACTCTCCAAGAAGTATGGCATCCCCTTCAAGGCAGGCATCGGCGACGACCTGACCATGTGGTGCCGCTCCATCGGCTCCGGCGAGGTCTCCAACCTGAGCATGCGCATCCCGCAGGACGAGTACCTCTGGTACAAGTACCCGGAGAACGCCGCGGCTCAGCCCCACGTCATGGAGATCGAGTTCAAGGAGGGCCTCCCGGTCTGCTGCGACGGGATCACCGACCTGGCAGAGATCGTCCATTACCTCAACAAGCTCGGCGGCCAGCACGCAATCGGCAAGATCGACATGTTCGAGGATGGCCTCATCGCCCTCAAGAGCCGCGAAGTCTACGAGGCGCCGGCGGCGACGATCCTGCTTGCCCTCCACAAGGACTGCGAGCAGCTCTGCCTCACCAAGGAAGAGATCCAGTTCAAGCCGCAGGTCGAGCGCCAGTGGGCTTACATGGTCTATCATGGCGGTTGGTATCACCCGGTCAAGAACGCCTGCGACGCCTTCATCGACGCCACCCAGTGGGCGGTCAACGGCAAGTACAAGGTCCAGCTCTACCGCGGGACCATCGACATCCTGAGCCGCGAGTCCGACACTCGCCTGTTCCGGCCTGAGCTGCGCGCCATCGTTGAGCGGGCGAAGGAGCCGGGCGAGGTCCGGATCGTCTGGGATCAGCAGGAATCCGGTCCGGCAGTCAAGATCCACGGGTTCCAGTACCAGATCCTGGGACATCGCGGCATGCCCTACGTCAAGTAG